The DNA window ATCCCCTTGACCTCCTGACCGCCGGCGCTATCTTTCGTCGAGCCGTCAGGCCGTTGCCCTCCGGTAGAGTATGTCTCACCTGAAAATGCCGGAAGGCGCAGTGCATCTGATGTGCGATTTGCATTTCGCGGGACGAACACGTCGAGCTGAATACCCACCGGCCGATGCCGGCGGACGTCCAAGGAGAACACGGCCATGGCAATGGAACAACAGTCGCGGCATTCGGCGGGAGGGCGCGAAGATGCAGCCGGCCCCCACGACGCCTATGAGGAGTACGAGCTCCCGGTGGAGGGATTCCGGGGTGCCCCGGAGGAGGTCGAGCGCCAGTGGTATGAGCGTTGCTACGTGGGCCGTGGTGACACAATCAAACAACTCACCTGGCGTGCCGTCATCATGGGGTGGGTGCTGGGCGGCATTCTCTCACTGACGAACATCTACATCGGTCTCAAGGCCGGTTGGGCCTTTGGTGTCGCCATCACCGCCTGCATCCTCTCCTACGCCATCTGGACCACCTTCCACAAAATCGGACTGGCCCGGACGCAAATGACGATCCTCGAGAACAATTGCATGCAGTCGACGGCCAGTGCCGCGGGGTATTCAACCGGAGGGACGTTGATCTCCGCCTTCGCCGCGTACATCCTCATAAACAACGAGACTCTTCCCTTCTCACTTATGCTGGCCTGGGTCTTCTTCGTCGCCGTTCTCGGCGTGACTATGGCCGTACCCATGAAGCGCCAGATGATCAATGTCGAACAACTCCGATTCCCCAGCGGGATTGCCGCGGCGGAGACCTTGCGGGCCCTTCACGCGAAGGGTGAGAAGGGGATGCGAGCCGCGCGTGCCCTTGGAATCGCCGGCCTCCTGGCCATGGTGAGCGCCTTCCTAACCGATGGCCTTCGACTCATTACTTCCCGTCTGGAATTCCTGCAGTTATCCACCCTGGTGGACCGGTTCAGCGCCGCGACGCTCGGCAGGGCTTGGATGGGCCGCACCGTCACGTTCGCCTGGGATCCGATCTTCATCGCCGCCGGCATGTTTGTGGGCATGAGAGTGGCGGCCAGCATGTTCATCGGTTCCGTGCTGGGCTGGATGATCTTCGTCCCCTTGGTGCAGGCGTATGTGCCGGAGGCCAGCGGCTTGACCGGCTTCCGGTCCCTGGTCCAGTGGACACTCTGGGGCGGTACGGCCTGCATGGTCACTTCGGGGATCCTGTCGGTGTTTTTCCAGTGGAAGAGTGCCGTCCGCGCATTCAAGGGTCTGGGAGACATGCTGCTGAGGCGCGGCGGCGGAACGCGCGACAAACTCGACGCGGTTGAGACTCCGGGCTCCTGGTTCCTGATCGGACAAGTCATCGCCTTGATCGCACTGGCGATTCTGGGGCACATTACATTCGACATGCCGTACTGGCAGAGCGCCATCGCGGTGATCTTAAGCTTCGCGCTCGCGCTGGTCGCCTGCCGCGTCACTGGTGAGACCGACACAACGCCGGTGGGGGCCATGGGCAAGATCACCCAGTTGACGTTCGGCGCGCTCTCGCCGGGGAACATCAACGTGAATCTGATGGCGGCCAACATCACGGCGGGAGCGGCGACATCGTCAGCCGATCTGCTCACCGACCTGAAGAGCGGTTATCTCCTCGGCGCCCATCCCCGGAAGCAGTTTATTGCCCAATTCGCCGGCATCTTCGTCGGCACGCTCGTGACTGTCGCCGCCTTCCGCATCCTTGTTCCCGATGCCAGCGTGCTCGGCACCGATCAATTCCCGGCTCCGGCGGCGCAAACCTGGAGAGGGGTCGCCGAAGCGATGTCGAAAGGCCTCAGCACCATGCACCCGGTGAAGATCTGGGCCATCGTGATCGGCGGCCTCGTCGGCATCATCCTGCCGACTCTCTCCCGCCTGTTCCCCAAGAAGCAAAAGTGGATTCCCTCCGCGGCCGGGGTCGGGCTGGCTTGGGTCTTCCAGTGGTTCTACGGCCTGCTGTTCCTGATCGGCGCCTTGATTGGCTATGGCTGGCAGAAGAGGAACGCGAAGCACTGCGAGGAATACCTGTTCCCGGTGGCATCCGGTATCGTGGCCGGCGGCGCGCTCATGGGCGTCATCTTGGTCTTCTGGGAGAACGGCGCG is part of the Candidatus Zixiibacteriota bacterium genome and encodes:
- a CDS encoding OPT family oligopeptide transporter — translated: MAMEQQSRHSAGGREDAAGPHDAYEEYELPVEGFRGAPEEVERQWYERCYVGRGDTIKQLTWRAVIMGWVLGGILSLTNIYIGLKAGWAFGVAITACILSYAIWTTFHKIGLARTQMTILENNCMQSTASAAGYSTGGTLISAFAAYILINNETLPFSLMLAWVFFVAVLGVTMAVPMKRQMINVEQLRFPSGIAAAETLRALHAKGEKGMRAARALGIAGLLAMVSAFLTDGLRLITSRLEFLQLSTLVDRFSAATLGRAWMGRTVTFAWDPIFIAAGMFVGMRVAASMFIGSVLGWMIFVPLVQAYVPEASGLTGFRSLVQWTLWGGTACMVTSGILSVFFQWKSAVRAFKGLGDMLLRRGGGTRDKLDAVETPGSWFLIGQVIALIALAILGHITFDMPYWQSAIAVILSFALALVACRVTGETDTTPVGAMGKITQLTFGALSPGNINVNLMAANITAGAATSSADLLTDLKSGYLLGAHPRKQFIAQFAGIFVGTLVTVAAFRILVPDASVLGTDQFPAPAAQTWRGVAEAMSKGLSTMHPVKIWAIVIGGLVGIILPTLSRLFPKKQKWIPSAAGVGLAWVFQWFYGLLFLIGALIGYGWQKRNAKHCEEYLFPVASGIVAGGALMGVILVFWENGAEILKQLFG